The Hevea brasiliensis isolate MT/VB/25A 57/8 chromosome 1, ASM3005281v1, whole genome shotgun sequence DNA segment AATGCCTTAAGTTGACAAGTTTTCCAATTCCAAGGGGCAGCTTTTCCAAATTCCTACAACGATGAATATCTAAAGTTTGCAAATTATATAATTCACACAATGCTTGCAACAATGACTTGATTCACTATTAAAAGACAAGTCAAGTTGCCTCAAATGTATCAATTGGCTTATTGTTGATGGAATTTCTCTGATCTTACAATAACTTAGATCTAAGGATCTCAAACAAGTTAATTCGTTGACTAAAATAGGTAGCACTGTTGTGAGCGCAGAATCCCTTTTAGACTCAACTATGAGGCCACGTAGTTTCTTTACATCATAAAAGCGACTGTAATGAGCCTTACGCAAGTACTATCCTTGAATAACGAGCTTCTTTATTGTGATTCCATACTTAGCTCAACAGAACTACAAACCTCCATGCTAAAACATTCATCCCTCCTAATATACTGGGCAAAATCATGCACTATGTCATGCATCTTACAAGTATATGAAATGTATGAAAATTTATCTATGTTGATATCTTGGAAGAAAGAGCGTGAAGCTAAATTCTGGAAATACTCTTCACCAATTCTCTCCATGTCTTTTCTTGATGTTTCCTTAAGATAACCATGTGCCATCCATGACTTAATCAGTTTTTCTTTTATTATCAAATGGTCCCTGGAGAAAATAGCACAATAAGAGAAACACTGCCTCAATGGTGGGGACAAATCATTATAACTGAGCCATAAATGGGGAAAAATATCAACTTCTGCATTTTCTAGTTCCCATACCTCACTATCCATGATGGTTTGCCACTCAGTTTTCGATTTTTTTGTAAACAAAAGACTTCCTAGAGTCTTCACTGCAAGAGGCAAACCCTTGCACCTGCTTACAATTTTCTTACCAATGTCTTCGAATGGCCCACGCTCTCCATTGCTCCATCCAAAAAATGCAATTTGACTAAATAATAACCATGAATCTTCTGCGGACAATTGCCCTATTCTGTATATGTCAATGCAGCCTATTGCATTTGCAGCAATCTCTTTACGTGTGGTCACCAAAGTTCTACTTCCTGATGAACCACATTGGAGACAATCTTTCAATTGTTCCCAttttgcagaattttcttcccgcACATCATCAAGTATGAGAAGAAACTTCTTTCCCTTTATAGATTGTTGTATGTTCTGCAATATAGTTTGCAATTCATGTAAATTTGGGGCCACATTTGTAAGAGATTCAAGGATTTCCTTGGCAATTTTAATCTCATCAAAGGGATCCAAGACACAAACCCATATTCTCATTTTGAAATGGTTTTTCACCTCATCATCATTGTTGATTAATTTGGCCAAACTGGGTGTTATTCCATTTCAAGAGATCATTTCCAAACTGGGAATGCTTAACATTCATTCTCCAGCTTGCGGGAGGTATTAGCTGATCAAAGAAGCAATGACAGCAAAGAAGGCAAAGTCAAAATGGCCCCAAAGTCAATTAGAGTTTTAGATTGATAAGTCACGTCTACAAAATTAGTTACGGTAGCACAGATTCAATTACAATAGCTAACTCATattgtatatatatgtatgtaggaTCATTCTGTAATTCAGTTGTTGAAGATAAATAAAATCTGATTCCTTTTCTCTCAAAATTCTTAGGATTTCCTTTTCTTCTAGCCTAATTTAATTCCTGAAAAATAGGAAAAAGATTTAAAGAGAAAAGTAAAAGAATCATTAAAAACGGATGGACATGGGCCTATGAAGGAGATTGAGATCAAAATCAAGGGATCTGTACATTTAAACACAGCAGAGATTCTTAATAAAAAACAGAGAGACCACAAGTGAAAATGACACGAAAAATCTCACCTTATtcacattaaattaaaaaactacagTTGagacaatcattcatttctcccaATAGAAATCATCATAGAGATTGACTGTATGAAATAGAGATCTTAGGTATGCGAGGAACAAACCAAAAGACAAAAAATACAACGTCAAAATAGCACGTTCTCTGATGAAACTCCGAGGAAACAAAGGACATCCCATGATGCATGCTGTGTTGCTTCCGAATGCTGTAATTGAATAACAATTCCCAAATGCCATTTCTTGTAATGTTTCACTTGAAAtcgtttgaaaaataaaaaataaatctttttttttttaatgaaacttGTAATTTTATAatcttttcaaattttatttaatacttaTTAATTgctttatattaatataatacaaatttaagttagtaaaaaaaataaatttgatacattatatatatatatatatatatatatatatggtgaatgacaacatttaattttaaatttcaaatgttaattttaatttaattttctatggcagtaattatataaaattttttacgaCTTTTATTTTTGAagaattttaagacttaaatagaatattaaaagtttttttataattattattttattatctaaAAACTCAtgcaaaattaaaaaaagaaggcTAAAAATGTCTTTTTCTGACTCTGATGATAAAATACTATATATCTTTTTAAACAAAGAAAGTATAGTGTTAGtgaataaaaatttcaaaataattatattttttaaaataaaatattaattttttatatataaaaaaatgaaataaaaattatgatCTTGATATATactttctttaaaaataaatacaAGAACAGTTATGTTTATGTTTatgtattatatataatttaataaatattaatatgttaaatttaaattgatattattttatttttaataacaagtaatttttaaaattgactattttaaatttatcttttcaagaaataaatatCTCGATCACGttatgtaattgattttattataacttattaaaatatataataataaattaaaagttaaaaaaaaatccctattttctttattatttgtatgccaataattacattttaataaatttgaagttataaaaatgaaattaaattataattaactttttattctaATGATAAATATgagattatttaaaaatatatttaaagcttatgagctatatctcagttaaatatttttattttatatttgaacattatttgaatatgatttttaTTAAACAAATCAAatgaatttgataaaaattaagaTATACTTTTAGGTGAATTTAATATAAGTTCGAAGTTATATGAGAATGAGTTCAATAACTATTAAGTTAAAATGGATTTTCATTTCATCATTTTTTTTATCAAGTGACGCTATATATACGACGTTCTCAAATCTTCAATGtgctaaaattatttaataagtaaTGATATTGAAAACTCATGAGCTATATCACacgtaaatatttttatttctatttttatttgaataatgATGAACATTATTTGAATACGATTTTCAGTAAAAACATCAAATGAGCTCGgtaaaaatacattatataatattatttttattctccAAGTTCCCTGTTCATAGTACAGTAAATTTCCTTTAACAAATGTTGTAAACACTTCAACTTTCAAGCCTCCCTTTACAACTCCTTTTCCCTTTATTTTTAGAGATATGCTTGTCTGGTTTCTCCTTATGAATGAAAAGGTGTGTACTGAGTGTGTGAATGATATCAAGAATTTGGTGTCCGTATACCTTATCCTCTAAGTATGTATTGATACATTCAGCTCAAGAAGCTAGTTCCATGAAGCATCCATCCAGTTAATCGCCATTGAGcatgatttgaaaaattatactTCCCTAAAGTCTTGTCTCACTAAATTTCATGAAGTCCAAATTTCATTTACCTTGAATTTCATCAAGTCCAGTCACACCTTTTGCAATAGAAGGATTATTTTGAATCAGACAGTGTTACATAATGAAAAGCATGAAAAAGAAGGTCAAAAAATTTCTATAATGCCGAAAGTTGCTGATCAGATCGAAAAGAAATAGACTTGCAGGATGATTCTATCAATACTGCATCACAAGAAGAATTTTCATATGGTTGTATCATTAGAATAAGGAATAGATCATAGATGCAATAACTAAATACAGAAGACATTCCTGATGATATGTTGCTTCCAAATGCTGTCATTAAGAAACAATTTCAGATATCACAAACCCTGGAACATTGGCATTCTTGATGTACCTGCGCTAGATGTGCAGACACAACTATTGGCGGATGTAGTGCACAAAATGAGGGACCCCTCTTTTTCTTGAAAAttcttttgtatatatatatgtttgtatATATTGACCtctcattaatttaattattgaaccatctttttgataaaatttaaagttgattgagacaaaaaaaaaaagcatttcgTGTTTTCAAAGTTTATGTACTTTTATTATACTATAACTTTTTCGATAAATGAAATTTGTCaagataaaattatataattatacatGTAATAAATTGATAAATGACTTTTAGTTACTTATATAAAGAGAGATATATATGTGGCAACATTAACaatgatatatatattttttttaaccaTTTGAAAGGGTATTAGATTTCATAGAgtctaattattaaatattaatattgtatttttaattttctataataatTTATTACTTAGTTTTTATATGCGAACCccgaaaaaaaattttttagatcCGCCACTAGACATAACATGTTCCATAAGTGCTGCTCACTGCATAAATGGCTCTTCTTAAGCTTTCAACAATTAAGATATCAGAGGTAATGTTGAAGTATCCATTAAGATTCCAAATTAGGAGGTGGTTCTAAGACTTCTAACTATATGTCTCAGCATCTAGATCGTGCCTAACGCTCATATCTACAAGAATCAAAGGCTGTCTTTCTAGAATCTTGGCTCTGCCAACCAAGATTCCAaaagaaattagaattatattttcaGGTTGAAACCAAGATTCCAATATTACAcctgaaaaaaaaggaaaatcacATAAAACTTTTTGCTCGGCTTACTACATAAATGGTCCATAAAACTTTCAACCACTAATGCATCAGAAGCAACTATAAGTTTTTGCACAAACCAAAGATAAAGTTCGTTTTGATGTCCACATACCTCACCCCCTGAGAATGGATTGATACATTCAGTTTGAGAAGCCAATTCCATGAAGCATCCAGTTAACCAACATTGATCATGATTTGAAAAATGACACTTTCCTAAAGTATTCTATCACCAAATTCCGTTTACCTTGAATTTCACCAAGTCCAACTGCAACTTTACAATGTTGGAAAGTATTACATATTTGGTAGGCATGAGTTGGCACAAAGCCACAAACAATTATGGTTCAGGAAAACTGTTTCTAATGAAAATCATGCAAAACTACATCCAATAATTTCTGCAATGCTGAAAGTTTGCTGCTCAACTAGAAAAGAAATTAACATGCATGGTGATTCTTTCAATACTGCATCCCAAGACAGAATTTCATATGGTTAATTGTATCATTAAAGTCAGTGGCAAAGCTAGGATTTTTGTTGAAGGTGGGCATTGGTTTTAAGTTGCCATATGGTGGGCATTGGTTAATCATTAAGGGGGACAAAACTATAACTATATAATTAGATCTCTATGCTCATTCCAAAATTTAAGGTGATAAATTGCCTACCGCACAATGGGCATGGTTTCGCCAATAGATGCAATAATTAAATTGTAGaggaatgaataaaaaaaataagggCACTCTGTCCGATATAATTCAAAAGTGAAAATGGATAATTATGCTATAGTCATATGATTGATAAATGTATGGCATTTCTCACAGAATTGTAACAATTGTCCCAAGGTTTTGAACCTCGTTTGAAGGCCCTCTTATGTCTACAATTAGTTTAACCAGCGTAACTGACTAAATTGCATTGATCCATGAATCTTTCTaagatatacacacacacacacacacacacatttgtCGCACACACAAATTAGAAATGAAGAATACAATAATGATGTACTGTTCTCTAATCCAAAGACAAACAAGGATTCCTGTACAACTCCATTGAATAGAACCACGAATGAAGATCTCATTACTTAATTCCACCATAGGTAGATTTAGCTCATTTACCCTGCATTTGAAGCAAAGATATTCATGGATGGAATAAAATAGCTGAGGTACAAGTGAAGCAAGAAGAAGGGACAAAGAAACAAGAAATCTGCAATTGTTTAACATGGCTTTTACCTTAACTGGCTAAATTGTATTTATCCATTTAGTCTTTAAAACCAATTTCAGTGTGGAAGGCGCCTTGAACTTGCGCATTCTCTATTAAATGTATGAACTAACATTGAGTATTTAGTTGCAGCAGGAAGATTCCTGCAAAAAGTAGCCCTAGTCCATTATTTTTAGTCCAaactgaaaatagagattctactCTAGTATAACATTTATACACATACAGTGAAGGATATAACATAATGGCAATGAAGGATTTGCACATGAAGACGCAATTGCTTTGATTGACCAAGGAGATTTTGCCCATTTGCcctacaaataaagaaaagacattcCATTTCAAGATATGTAATTATCATTGTGGCTGACTAATTCACagatgaaataaaaagaaaaggatAAAAATAAGTTTAATAAAGAAACAGAAGAAATTACCTAATCCCGTGGAATCTGTTGGTGTCTCATCTTTGCACATGCTCATTACCAATATTTGATGGTTAGAGATGCAAGATTTGTTTGGCCTTTTCCCTCCTTTCCTCTTTTGTTAAGCAGCCTTGAAATTCAGAAATCTTCTGGAGAAGGTAATCTGGTAACGTCTCCAACTTCAACTTTAGGCAAACCAAAATATTGAGAGAACGTAGACCTGGCAGGATTGTAAAATTGGTCATATCTTTTTCTCCATTTGCGTTCATTCCATCATCCCACTCCTCCAACTCACCGACACATTGGTCACACACATTTGAAATGAAGAATACAATAATGATGCACTATACTCTAATCAAAAGACAAACCAGGATTCTCCTACAACTCCGTTGAATAGGGCCACAAACGAAGATCTCATTACTTAATTCCACCACAGGTAGATTTTGCCCATTTACCCTACATTTGAAGCAAAGATATTCATGGATGGAATAAAATAGCTAAGGTATAAGCAAAGTAAGAAGAAGGGATAAAGAAACAAGAAATCTGCAATTGTTTCACATGGCTTTTACCGTAACTAGCTAAATTGATTGATTCATTTAGTCTTTAAAACCAATTTCAGTGTGTAAGGTGCCTTGAACTTGCGCATTCTCTTTTAAATGTATGAACTAACATTGAAGATTAAGTTGCAGCAGAAAGATTCCTGCAAAACATAGCCCTAGTTCATTATTTTCAGTCCAAACTGAATATAGAGATTCTACTCTAGTATAATATTTATACACAGTACATTGAAGGATATAACATAATGGCTGTGATGGATTTGCACATGAAGACGCAATTGCTTTGATTCACCAAGGAGATTTTGCCTATGAgctacaaataaagaaaagacattcCATTTCAAGATATGTAATTATCATTGTGGCTGACTAATTCACagatgaaataaaaagaaaaggatAAAAATAAGGATAATAAAGAAACAGAAGAAATTACCTAATCCCATGGAATCTGTTGGTGTCTCATCCTTGCACATGCTCATTACCAATATTTGATGGTTAGAGATGTAAGATTTGTTTGGCCTTTTCCCTCCTTTCCTCTTTTGTTAAGCAGCCTTGAAATGCAGGCATCTTCTGGAGAAGGTAATCTGGCAACGCCTCCAACTTCAACTTTGGGCAATGCCAAATATAGAGAGAACAAAGACATGGCAGGATTGTAAAATTGGTAACATTTTCTTCTCCATTTTTGTTCATTCCATCATCCCACTCCTCCAACTCCTTCAAGGGACCTAATCCAAGTGTTGTCAATTTGGGGAAGACGGTGACTGATGACGAAATCTCTTGTTGACTTGAAGTTTCAATTCCCAAAAACTCAACGCCCAACTTTTTCAGGCGTTCCATTTCTTCCAATACAAGGCTTTCAAGGAATGGTAACTTTCCCAAAGGAggtaatttctcacagtttttaAAACGTGTGAGATAAACACGCTTCAAATTAAGCAGTGACATGATCCAATCCGGAAAAACTGAGCCTTCATAACCATGTATTCCTAAAGTCTCCAAATTAGCGTGTGGCTCTAAGACTTCAAGCAATTCTTCATCGTGACGTATTCTCCCTTCCCTTTCCTTTCCATTAAAAGCTAATCGCATTCTGTtgattcctttctttttcttgagTTGTGCTTTCTTAGCCTCATCCATGTCGTCCACATTTGCTAGGCCCGATAACATAAGCAATCCTTGAAGAAGGTTCAGACTTTCCAGATCCCCAAGAGAGAATGCTTCTCTATCATAAAAAACTTGGACCCACTCTAATGTCCTAAGAAAGCTCAATTTCCTAATTTCTTTCGACATAAGAATAGGGCCTGTACCACGAATATGCAGATGTCTTAAGTTAACGAGTTTTCTAACACCATCGGGcagctttgccaaattcctacaacCATAAACATTTAAGGTTTGCAAATTATATAATTCACACAATGTTTCAGGCAACGACTTCAGATGATCATTAGAAGACAAGTCAAGTTGCCTCAAATGTATCAATTGGCTTATTGTAGGTGGGATTTCTTCAATGTGACGATTGCTTAGATCTAAAGATCTCAAACAAGTTAATTCATTGAAAAAACTAGATAGCACTGCAGTGACCACAAAACCTCCTTCGAACTGAGCTATGAGGCCGCGTAGTTTCTTTGCATCATAAAGTAGCCCGGTAATGAGCCTTTTCCTGCAAGCACTATCCTCGAATAACGTGCTTCATTACTGACAGATTCCATACTTGACTCAACAGAGCTACTAACCTCCATGCTAAAACATTCATCCCTCCTAATATACTGGGCAAAATCATGCACTATGTCATGCATTTTACATGTATATGAAATGTCATAGAAATTGTCATCTATGTTGATGTCTTGGAAGAAAGAGCGTGAAGCTAAATTCTGAAAATACTCCTCACCAATTGTCTCCATGTCTTTTTTTGTTGTTTCCTTAATATAACCATGTGCCATCCACAACTCTATCAGTTTTCGTTTTTCCATCAAATGGTCCTTGGGGAAAATGGCACAATAAGAAAAACATTGCCTCAATGGTGGGGACAAATCATTATAACTAAGCCATAAATGGGGAAAAATATCAACTTCAGCATTTTCTAGTTCCCACACCTCACTATCCATGATGGTTTGCCACTCACTTTTCGATTTTTTGGTGACCAAAAGACTTCCTAGAGTCTTCACTGCAAGAGGCAATCCTTTGCACCTGCTtgcaattttcctaccaatgtgTTCGAGTGGCTCACGCTCTCCACTGCTCCATCCAAAAAATGCAATTTGACTAAATAGAAACCAAGAATCTTCTGCGGACAATTGTCCTATTTTGTGTATGTCAATGCAACCTATTGCACTTGCAACAATCTCCTTACGTGTGGTCACCAAAATTCTACTTCCTGGTGAACCACATTTGAGACAATCTTTCAATTGTATCCAttttgcagaattttcttcccacACATCATCAAGTATGAGAAGAAACTTCTTCCCTTCTAGAGATTTGCGTATGTTTTGCAGTATAGTTTGCAATTCATGCAAATTTGGAGCCTCATTTGTGAGAGATTCAAGGATCGCCTTGGCAATCTTAATCTCATCAAAGGGATCCGATACACAAACCCATATTCTCGTTTCGAAATGGGTTTTCACCTCATCATCGTTGTAGACTAATTTGGCCAAAGTAGTTTTTCCAATTCCCCCCATCCCTACAATAGAGATGATGTGGAGGCTTGGTGTTTGGCTACTCTCAGTCAACAACTTCTTCATTATTGCTTTTTGTTCCTGGTCTCTACCTTTGACCTCTGCTACATCAATGAAAGATGTAGTTGTAAATCGCTCTACTTGTTTAGTTTCCTTTTGAAAACTAACAAAGTTGAACGCATGCTGTTGATCAACAATGATGTCTAATCTTGCATTGAGATCTTTAATCTTGACAGCAATATCACGACGTACACCAACTTCTCTACAACGAAAGCAAGAGAAGCAGATTAAGCAGCGTACCTTCCTCTTATTCTCAGCTGAAACACGTTCATCTCCCATAATTTGGGATTTCTGAATTGCAGTGGTCCACTCGTCTAGCACATCATCCATATCGTAGGAAATGTTTTTGAGCTCCCGCATCCAAAGTTTGACCGCATCATCCTTCACTTGTCTATTCTCGGCATCCACCAGCACGCCCTTGATGAGCTGGAATTTGGTAGTCAGCATTTGAACTTCTTTCTTGACACCCACAACGAGCCTCACCTCTTGTTCTATCTCTCGAGCAACGATTGAAGTTAGTTCTTCCAAGACTTTGGAAACAAGAACGTCAGCCATAGTTGAAAGGTGGAGTGTAATTGATTGATCAGAAAGGAGAATTGAAAAATAAAGGGTGCTTATATTATGACAATGCTGCCATGGCAGCACATTTATAGTAAATGGCAAAGCGAAAGAATCCTTTGTTTGGTGTGTCCCAAAGCAAAACCTTGCTTCTATGCTGGTTTTGGCATCAACCTTTCTCAAAGAAATGCCCATATTAATTGATTCTTTGCTTACTTTCCCAGTTAACAATTGTTCCAAGCCATGCCTGTAATTTCACTATTTGTTCCTGCCTTGCTACTAGAGGAATAAGTTGTTCCCTCCTTGTGCATATTCTTAATCAAATAGCTAATTGAGACACTTTATCCCTTCCCATCCCCTTAAGAAAAAGGTCGACATGTTTGCGTTACAAGCTTTTTGTTTAGCAAAAATGAATTGAATTGGCTTTAGATCAAGATACTTAAGATTTATTTAAGGTTTTAATTAATaccaattatatttaaaatttagatttttttttgttaACAAATAAAACATACGTACACATAAATTAGTAACAAAAATAGTTAATCTATGACCAATAAGTGGTTCAATCAATGGCATGAAATTATTTCCAAAAGGCTATAATGTTCAAATTCTATAGTTAGTTTAAATACTTAAAGAGTTAACATTTCACTTTattgatatttaaaaattaaaaagtaatatttatcattaaattttttagCTTTCTACCAAACCCATTCTAAGTATTAGATTTTGTCTTTGAAATTTCTATATTAATTTATTGTCAaattaattataacataaatttTCTAAATTTAGTTATTTCTAATTGATGAATATACCGAAACTAATGCTGTCACTCTCAGGCCCGATCTTCGAAAAAAAAACTCTCAGGCCCGATAAACAAGTCATTTTGGGCTTTTGGGACGACCGTGGGCTTTTAAAAGCCCAATTTATATTCTCCTCCCATATGGACCTCTGAACATGTTCAAAATTATGGtttcaatatattttaaaaaaaaataacacttgaaatatttttttaaagaataattagaaaaaaaaatattaattatttggaaatttttttaaaaaaattattaattat contains these protein-coding regions:
- the LOC110634103 gene encoding putative disease resistance protein RGA3 — protein: MRIWVCVLDPFDEIKIAKEILESLTNVAPNLHELQTILQNIQQSIKGKKFLLILDDVREENSAKWEQLKDCLQCGSSGSRTLVTTRKEIAANAIGCIDIYRIGQLSAEDSWLLFSQIAFFGWSNGERGPFEDIGKKIVSRCKGLPLAVKTLGSLLFTKKSKTEWQTIMDSEVWELENAEVDIFPHLWLSYNDLSPPLRQCFSYCAIFSRDHLIIKEKLIKSWMAHGYLKETSRKDMERIGEEYFQNLASRSFFQDINIDKFSYISYTCKMHDIVHDFAQYIRRDECFSMEVCSSVELNIHRCRNLEKLPLGIGKLVNLRHLHNFASELLPLPKEIRKLSCLRTLEWVYVGDDREAFSLGDLESLNLLQGLLVLEGLGNVGNINGAKQAQLKKKKGINTMHFTFDGEEGDWRISHDEQLLEVLEPPPNLEFLDILHYEGTVFPSWIMSLTNLKRIVLDDFNNCEKLPPLGKLPFLERLGLWSMKRLKMLGVEFLGIETSSQHGISSADAAFPKLTSLVLGSLEEWEEWDDGMNTNGEEDITNFIILPCLCSLSIWDCPKLELETLTDYLLRKMSEFEDCLKKEERREKAKQISNL
- the LOC110634074 gene encoding putative disease resistance protein RGA3, which encodes MADVLVSKVLEELTSIVAREIEQEVRLVVGVKKEVQMLTTKFQLIKGVLVDAENRQVKDDAVKLWMRELKNISYDMDDVLDEWTTAIQKSQIMGDERVSAENKRKVRCLICFSCFRCREVGVRRDIAVKIKDLNARLDIIVDQQHAFNFVSFQKETKQVERFTTTSFIDVAEVKGRDQEQKAIMKKLLTESSQTPSLHIISIVGMGGIGKTTLAKLVYNDDEVKTHFETRIWVCVSDPFDEIKIAKAILESLTNEAPNLHELQTILQNIRKSLEGKKFLLILDDVWEENSAKWIQLKDCLKCGSPGSRILVTTRKEIVASAIGCIDIHKIGQLSAEDSWFLFSQIAFFGWSSGEREPLEHIGRKIASRCKGLPLAVKTLGSLLVTKKSKSEWQTIMDSEVWELENAEVDIFPHLWLSYNDLSPPLRQCFSYCAIFPKDHLMEKRKLIELWMAHGYIKETTKKDMETIGEEYFQNLASRSFFQDINIDDNFYDISYTCKMHDIVHDFAQYIRRDECFSMEVSSSVESSMESVSNEARYSRIVLAGKGSLPGYFMMQRNYAAS